One window of Candidatus Babeliales bacterium genomic DNA carries:
- the truA gene encoding tRNA pseudouridine(38-40) synthase TruA, which yields MTYYRIVVAYDGTGYHGWQVQPGATTISQILIDSFSSVFLQKISLLGASRTDAGVHALGQVAIVRSPIEIESEVLRKAWSKAIPGEIVIRKVEQLDRLIHPHDGVIQKTYAYHFFLERPLPFVQRFGWYFRRKVDLELLQSALNIFVGTHNFRSFCSGDDLQDTIRTIDSMNVSYVPAWNAYRIEVKGKSFLRYMVRRIVGACLEIASRDSLSLNDLANVLSKQNPCHTLPNAPSKGLVLEQILYETKGEVT from the coding sequence ATGACGTATTATAGAATTGTTGTTGCATATGACGGGACAGGCTATCATGGATGGCAGGTCCAGCCAGGTGCAACAACAATTTCTCAAATCTTAATTGATTCTTTCTCCTCTGTATTTCTTCAAAAAATATCCTTGCTTGGTGCTTCTCGCACTGACGCAGGAGTTCATGCTTTGGGTCAGGTTGCCATTGTGAGGTCTCCCATAGAAATTGAGTCAGAGGTCTTACGAAAAGCTTGGAGTAAAGCTATTCCAGGTGAAATCGTTATTAGAAAAGTTGAGCAACTCGATCGATTGATTCATCCACACGATGGTGTAATTCAAAAAACATATGCATATCATTTCTTTTTAGAGCGGCCGTTGCCATTTGTGCAAAGGTTTGGCTGGTATTTTCGTCGTAAAGTTGATCTTGAGCTTTTACAATCAGCGCTTAATATTTTTGTGGGAACACATAATTTTAGGTCTTTTTGTAGTGGTGATGATTTGCAAGACACAATTCGTACCATTGATAGTATGAACGTTTCATATGTTCCAGCTTGGAATGCGTATCGAATTGAAGTTAAGGGTAAAAGTTTTTTAAGATATATGGTTAGACGCATTGTTGGCGCTTGTTTGGAAATAGCTTCGCGTGATAGTTTAAGTTTAAATGATCTTGCAAATGTGCTAAGTAAACAAAATCCGTGTCATACTCTTCCAAACGCTCCATCAAAAGGATTAGTATTAGAACAAATCTTATATGAGACAAAAGGGGAAGTTACATGA
- the rpsR gene encoding 30S ribosomal protein S18 has product MTKKIKLKISARLLKKKFRKKTALSKKQCRFTNNPDMVHDLNYKNAVLLSKFLTERGKILPSRISGNSNKYQRLVAQEIKKSRIMALLPFCATEY; this is encoded by the coding sequence ATGACAAAGAAAATAAAATTAAAAATTAGCGCTCGTCTTTTAAAGAAAAAATTCCGCAAAAAAACGGCGCTTTCAAAAAAACAATGCCGATTTACAAACAATCCTGACATGGTTCACGATCTTAACTATAAGAACGCGGTATTGTTGTCAAAATTTCTAACAGAACGTGGTAAAATTTTACCATCACGTATCTCTGGAAATTCAAACAAGTATCAAAGACTTGTTGCTCAAGAGATTAAAAAGTCCAGAATTATGGCATTATTGCCTTTCTGCGCTACCGAATATTAA